In Patescibacteria group bacterium, the genomic stretch ACGACGCCCATCATGAGGAGGAGGCATGATGGACGTGCGCCGAACCGCCTGAATCCGTTGATTTCCAGGCGTTTTCGTTGGCATTTGTTCCTCCGAGGAACGGTGCAACGTATCACAAAGTGGCCAAAGTGTCAAGCCATTTGACAGCGTCTTCTCCCCTGCTAGGATGCGCCCATTCCACCCCTGCGGCCGGTTTGGCGCAGCGGCCACGATGACTCCTCCTTGTCGCGGTTTGCCAGGCCAAGCCGGCCAGAGCGGCGGAATAGAAAACAGGCCCGATCGGGCCTGTTTTTGGCTAAAATTCCTCGTGGACCAGCTGGTGGCGGCGCCGGATGCGGTCGGCCTGGGCAAGGGCGTATCCCACCCCGATGAGCCCGCCGAGCACGAGGCCCGAAATGCCGTTCGCGACAAGGTTGGGCTTGACCGGCCACTTGGAATTGAGCGGCGCGTCGATGATCTTTACCTCGATCTTTCCCCCGCTCGCGTATTCCCCGGCTTGCTCCGTGAGGACGAATGCCACGGCCCGGGCGATCTGCTCGGCCTGGTGCGGATCGGGGTGGTAGGCCGCCACGGTGAGCAGGCCGGACCCGCGCGCCACGGACGCCGACACGGTGCGCCCCCACTCCCGGCGCTTCTTCACGTCTGCCGTGGGGAAATATCCTTGGTTGATGGAGAACCCGGCCCCCATCACCTGCTCGAAAAAGGTGGTGGTGTACAAGACGTCGGTGAGGTTGTCGGCGATGCGCTCCTCGCTGCGGCTTGCCGTATACGCGTCGACCGCCGCGCCGGCGTCCTGGCGCACGAGCAGGCGCACCGTGGAGGAGTACTTGAGCGGCTGCACGAACGACGCGAGCAACGACACCACGAGCCCGAGCAGCGAGAACAGCGCGAGCGTGAACCACGCGCGGCGCAGGACGGTGGAGGAATTCGGGCGCATAACGATCTTCAGTATATCATGTCCACCTGGCCGTCCCCATGAGCAGCAGGAACAACCCGCTCCCCACCGCCGAGTACCGGCCGACCACCGTCTTGGTCATCTTATCGAGGAATCGGGCCCGCGTGAGGCCCAGGAACACGTAGAGGAACACGGAGATGAGCGCGGCATCGACGTAATACCCGGTGGGCAGGTACGAGATGACGGCGAACAGCTCGGTGGCGAGCGCCGTGCCGGCGAGCGCATAGGCGAGCGCGGGACGCACCGCCACCTTGCTCACCCACAGCGTGCCGAACATGATGAACGCCACGGACGAGGCGAAGGCCGCTGATGAAAGCCACAGCGGGAGTTGCAGGAGCATCCCCGTGCCGAACGCGAAGGAGGAGAGGAAGAAGGTGGTAAGCACGTTGAGGCCGAGAGAGAGATGCTCGATGGAATACGCCCGATACGTGGCGGGGACGTGGACGTAGGCGAACACCAGCTCCGCGAACAGGAACAGCAGCAGCGACGTGGCGGCCGCGAGCGCCCATCGCTCCAGAGGACGCTCGAGCAGCAGGAGGAACCCGAAACTCGATAAGAGGAAGGTGACCGGGGTGCCGGTGAGGTACCAGAACTGGAACGATCGGGGCGAAAGCCGGCACAGCCGCGCGAACAGGAATGCCACCATCGCCACGGTGAGGGCGAGCCCCGGCAAGACGGGAAGGGCCGAAACGACCACCGCCGCGAACCCGGAGGCGGCGGAGCACAGGATGAAAAACGGCGTGAAGCGGTGGATGAGGATCATTTGACGTCGATGATGGAAACGGACAGCTCGCCCGTGAAGCGGATCGCGCCGGCCTCGGAAGAAACCCCGGTGAGCGTGGCGTAACGGCCGAACGCCTCGGTGAACGGAAGCAGGCTCTGGCGCACGGCCGGGGCGAACGCCGCCTCCGTGACCGGGCCAGGCACCGCGAGCGAACCGACGCGTACCTCCCTCACGGCGGCGTCGAGCGACCCGTTCGCGGCCGAAAGGCGCAGCGTGAGGACGAGCGCGCTCCCCTGCCGATTGTCCTTGAGCGGCAGGAACAGTTCAAGCCCGTCCGGCGTGACGGCCGCCTGCGAGCGTCCGGCGTCCACGAGGTTCTGGTCCGTGCGGCCCAGGGCGTCCCGCAAGGAAGCAGTGAACGTCCCTTCCGGGATGACCAACGAGAAACGCCGGTCGGAAAGCGTCCCGTTCCCCTGCCGGAGCCGCGTCCCGAGCAGGTCGCTGAGCGCGCGGGAAACGTACGTCTCGATCGGTTCGGTCTCGATCACCGCATGCGCGGGCTGCGGGACGCGGTACGCGGCCCCGGTGAGCAGCGGAACCTGCGCGAGCCCGGTGGCCGCCACGACCCATCCGGCGGCGATGAGGGCGAGCAGGAGCGCGGCGAGCCCCGCGACCGCGCAGCCGATCGCCCGTCCGCGACCGCTGCGCCGCCGCACGGTCTGCATGATTTCCCCATGCATCTGCGACAGCTGCTCCTGCACGTCGCCGCCCTTCTCGATACGGGCCATATCCTATCGCAGCCAAGGAGCGCCCGCGCGCGCGGCCTCAAGCGCCTTCGTCCCGCGTTCGAGCGCGCCGGGGGCGCCGCGCAGCCCCTGTGCCATTTGGTTCAACGCCGTGGCGACGGCGAGATGGAGGCCGCGCTCCTCGCCCGGCACCGTGAGCGCGAGCAGCGAAGCAAGCGCCTGCTCCACGGCCGCGAGCTTGGCGAGATCGGAAGAGGAGGTCGCATACGCGCCGTCAAACCCGTCCAGGACGCCCTTCACGGAAGCGCGATAGGATTCGGACGAAACCGCGGCGGGAGCGGGGCTCGGAGGGGTCGGCCGCGGATACAACGAAAAGGAGACGGTCAATCCCAAGGCAAGGGTCAGGATGGCCACCACGGCGGGAAACCAGCTCCGATGGTGAAACATACTCGATCAGGCGCGTTGCGCGAACAGGTCCTCGAGCACCACGCTCGCCATGGTGGCCACGGGAATGGACAGGAGCGCGCCCACGAACCCGCCGAGCTTCATGCCGATGAGCAGCGCGACGATGCTGAACACCGGATTGAGCCCGGTAGCCTTCTGCATCACCTTGGGCACCAGGATGTTGTTTTCCACCTGCTGGACGACGAGGTAGAGCGCCACCACCATGAGGCCCTGCACGGGGTCATGCGCGAACCCGACGAGCGCCGCCGGCGCGAGCGAGAGTACGGGCCCCACATACGGCACCATCTCGAACAGGGCGGCGATCAGGCCGAGCAGGAGCGCGTTTTCCACGCCGATCACGGACAGGCCGATGAAGATGGCCGTCCCGACGATGAGGCCGAGCAGGAGCTGTCCGCGCAGCCATGAGCCGATGCGGTGCTGCATCTTGGTGAACAGCGCCGTAAGGTAGGGCTGGTATTCCACCGGGGCCAGGTCCTTGAAGTAGCGCTTGGCCACGTCCTCCTCGATGACCATGTAGGACGCGAGGACGAGCACGAGGAACAGCGCCGCGACCCCGCCGATCACCCCGCGCAAGGTGGAGAAGATCCCCGCCACGCTCCCGGCCACCGCCTGCTGCACCGATTCCAGGCCGGAGCGGAGGTTGTCGGTGAGACCGTAGTGGGTGGAAAGCGCCTTCAGCTCGGCAAACGAGGAGGTGAGGCCGGAAGAGGCCTCGGTGAGGTTGTTGATGAGGGTCGTCGACTGGGCGATGACCACGGGGATGAGCAGCACCGCGGCCATGGAAAGCACCCCGCCGAACACGAGGTAGATGGCGATCACGCCAAGGCCGCGCGGGACGTGATGCCTGGAGCACCAGTCCGCGAACGGCTCGATGAGGGCCGCGAGCAGGACGGCCACGCACAGGATCGCCAGCACGTCGCGGATGAACCAGATGAATCCGAGCGCGAGCACCACGAGCACGGCCTTGACGAACGTGGAGGTTGAAACGGTGATCTGGTGCGGAGCATCGCTCATGCGTGGAGGCATAGTGAAGGCAGTATATCAAAATTTCCCAGCCTATGCAGCTGAGGATCATTGGCACAGCCATGAGCGGTTGTCTATCACCTGACTCATGGCCCTTCAACAAGCTCAGGGCATTCGACTACCTCCATAGAGACAGATGGAGGTAGTCGAATGGTGGAGTCGGGGGGAATCGAACCCCCGTCTGGTAAGGCCTCCCGTCCCGGGGATCCAAGCTCAGTCCCGTTGGTTGCGCGACGACGGTGAAGACGGGACGAAACCCGTCATCGCGTGCCGCAGGCCAGTGTCGGATGGGAGACGGCGGCGCCCTCCCAAACCAAGCCCGAAGATATGACACCCGCAATGCCCCCTACGGGCGCAGAGGCGGCGGATGGGTCACGGCGTATTAGGCGGTGACCAAAGAAAGCGTCGGAACCGTGAACGCCGAAGCGATCAGGTTCTTGGCCTTCGAGAAGAGATTGGCGGTTGACTTCTCCGTGCCAGGGATTTACGAGGCCCGGCACCGCCTCGGCTTGCTCCGTGCGAAAGGATCTCCCATCGATACCGGTCGACCCCTCATTCCTTCATCCTCTCCCGCAGCTCGCGGTTCACCTCCCGCTTCTTGATCGCGTCGCGCTTCTCGAAACGCTTCTTGCCGCGTGCGAGGGCAAACCCGAGCTTGAGGAAGGACCCGCGAGTATAGAGCGAAATCGGCACCAACGTCAACCCGTCCGCATGCGTCTTTGCCGCGAGTCGTGCGAGCTCGCGTTTCTTGACCAGTACCTTGCGGTCGCGCCCGGGATCATGCGTCTCCTTGTCGGCGGCCGGCGCATAGGGAGAGATGAACAGGTTCTTGAGCCACAGCTCCCCACGGAACACGTGGAGGAAGGCCCCTTTGAACTGCACATGGCCCGCGCGCACCGACTTCACTTCGGCGCCCGTGAGCTTCAACCCGCCCTCCAAAGTCTCAAGGAGGTCGTAGTCGAATCCGGCCCGTTTGTTGAAGGCGAGCGTGGGCATGCGCCGGCAGCATACCGTTCCCCCTTGATATTTTCCATATCTAGGCTAAGATTCGGTTCAACCTATGCGCATCCACAGGCATCGCCAGCGAAAACCGAAGTTCGAGGTCCCGGTGTACCGGGCGAACGAAGCCATCCTGGCTCCGGAGGTTCGCGTGGTGGACGAGAACGACCGGCCCGTGGGCGTCCTCACCACCGCGGCGGCGATCGCGCTCGCCCGCTCGAAGGAGCTCGACCTCGTGGAGGTGTCCCCCAAGGCCGAGCCGCCGGTGTGCCGCATCCTGGATTACGGGCAATTCAAATACCAAAAGGAAAAAGAGGCTCGCAAGCAGAAGGCGCAGTCGAAGGAAGTGGAGGTGAAAGGCGTACGTCTCTCCCTGCGCATCGGCGAGCATGACCTCGAGACGCGCCATCAGCAGGCCAAGTCGTTCCTCGAGGACGGCGACAAGGTGAAGATCGAGATCATCCTGCGCGGGCGCGAAAAGGGCCACCAGGAGTTTGCCCGCGAGGTGGTGAAGAAGTTCATGGAAATCCTCAAGACCGACTTTCCCATCCGCGTGGAACAGGAGATCACCTACCTGCAAGGACGCCTCACGGCCATCGTGGGCCGCGTCTGACCGCTTGACGGATAGGGACCTTTTCCGTAGACTCCCCCCATTCGCCGTTTCGTAGCCATTCGTAGGTTCGTAACACATTTTATGAAGCTCAAGACCCACAAGTCCCTGTCCAAGCGCGTCTGGCGCACCAAGACCGGCAAGGTGATGAAGCGCTTTTGCGGCCAGGGCCATTTCAACAGCCGCGACACCGGCAAGATGACCCGCAAGAAGCGTCGCGACACGGAACTTTCCGGCGTCAACCACAAGGCGATCGACGCGCTGCTCCCGTACTCCAAGTAACCTATGCCTCGCGTCAAACGCGGAACGCACCACGTAAAGCGCCGCCGCAACATCCTCAAGAAGACCAAGGGGATGAAGTGGGGGCGCAAGAGCAAGCTCAAGCTGGCCATCACGGCCGAGCTTAAGGCCGGCAAGTACGCCTACCGCGACCGCCGCACCAAGAAGCGCGACTTCCGCCGCCTGTGGACCGTGCGCCTGAACGCGGCCCTTCGCCCGCACGGGGTTTCCTACAGCCGCTTCATCGACGATCTCAAGAAAGCCGACGTGGAGCTCGACCGCAAGGTGCTCTCGAGCCTCGCCAAGGACCATCCGGCCGTGTTCGAAGCGATCCTGAAGACCGTCCACGCCTAAGCGAACCATCCGAAAACGCCCTGAAACGGGCGTTTTCTTGTGGGTAACATAGCCCCCGACGCCCTCCGGGGTCGGGGCTCCGACCTCCGCCTTTTAGAGAACGTCGGTGGCGGAGCGTCGGAGTTGACAAACGGCCTTTTTTGTGCCAAGATTTGCCGTTCGCTGGGATTCTCCCTGCGATCGCCATTTCGTGAGGCGCGCAAGCGCCGCTTCACAATCCAAAAACCCATGATGACCGAAAGGAGGTCAGGATGAAGCCGAAGGAGATGAAGCCCGAGACGTCGTTTCTCATCAATCGTTCGGAACCCGGCCTCATGTTGGTCGTGGTCCACCCGAGGACCGAGACTCACGTCCTCATGAAGCTGATCGTTCATCCCGGGATGCCCCCGCTCACCATCAAGCTGAGCAAGGCCGAGCATGTGCGGGACCTGTTCAACAAGTCCTCATGGCCCGGACCGAACGTGGACTTCCGCGGTTCGCTCAGTCGGAACCTGGCCGTCGTCAAGGCGACCGCCTTGTACGAACCCACCCCGTGGGGAGACCGGGAAATCCAAGTGGCGGGATTCGTCGTCACGCATGCGTACGATCGCCCCTTCCCTCGCCCGGAGCTCGTGATGCTCAATTGCGTCATCGAGACGATCGAGAAGGAAGACGTGACGGGCGAAATCTCGATGGAAATCGACAAGAACACCCTCTGGCGGCAAAGTCCTCCATTGGGGGAACCGCTGTCGAATCGACGCGTCGCGGCCGTCTATAGCCTGTTGCTGGAAGATCCGGGAACGGCGTTCACGGAAGTGCCACCAAGCAAGCGGAAACCTGCCGTGACCACGACACAAGAAACGAACCCCCCTCCCGCTCAACCCCCAACCCCCAACCCCACACCCCCTGAAGGAGGTGAAGCCATGACGAAGAACGAAAGCCTGCTCATGCTGGAATTCGCCCTCACCGCTGAACGGTCCGAAAAGGACGGGATCCGATATCGGGGGGTGGAGTTCTATCTCGTCGCCATGGGAGGAGTAGTGCCCAAAGGGCTCAAGTACGTCCTCAAGCGGGATGAGAGGCCGCCGCTTGACCCGAAGCCGTTCGAAGATGAAGGCGACACGTCCGTCGGCAGGTGCTGGATTCCCGTCGCCGAGACGAAGCTCACGATCAGCTCGCCGGACGGGTCGTTCAAAGAGGAGTCGAAGACCTTCCCGGCCGAAAACCTGCAGGCCACCACCGACGTGAGCGCCGCTCCGGCGGAACTCGCGGAAATCACGGACCTCGAGGTCAACGACGACGCCGTGTTCGAAGAGATGTCCGCGGCGCAAGAGGGCATCGAGGCGATCGTCAACAGTATCAAGATCGAGCCCGAAGTGCTCGAACCCGAAACTCCCGTCGAACGAAAGGTGAGGGAGGAGACGGCCCGACTCAAGGCCCTGGGGGACTTGAGCTTGGACTCCCCGATGCCTCCACCGGCCGCGCCGGACAGCAGCCCGATCGCGGGACTGTTCGACGGCGTTTCTCCGATGGCCGATCCCCCGCACACGCCGGCGATGGGGGTAGAAGCCGTGGAATCCCTGCGGCGAGCCAGCACGGAAGGCGCTCCGACCAAGAAGCCGCGCACCTGGGCGACGAAGCCGCCTGAGGCCGGACTGCAACCAACCACTGCCTCCGTCTCGACGGCGGCCACGATGACGGAGGAAGAAATGGCAGCGATCGAAGAAGCGAAGAAGGCGGAAGAGGCGGCGAAGGCCGAGGCCCTGGCCAACCAGAAGAAGGCCGAGGCCCTGCAGGCCGAGCTCGTGGCAGCGAAGGCCGCGGCAGAGCAGGCGGCGAAGGAGAAGACCGACCTGGCGCAGGCGGCCGAAACGGCGCAGGCTCGCATCAAGGAGCTCGCCGATGCCGCCAACGCGCAAGAGCAGGCGCTCAAGGACCATCTCGAGGATGCCCGAAAGGCGGCGCGCGAAGCCGGCAAGCGGGCGGAGAAGGAGGCGCAGAGGGCGGACTTCGAGGAGAACCAGGCGCAGGCGGCCCGCAAGGCCCAGGTCGAAGCCGAAGCCGCTCGCCATGCGGCCGAGGAAGAGGCCCGCAAGGCGAAGGAGACGACCCAGGTCGTCGGCAGGCGGGACAAGGCCCCGGCTGAGGGCGACGGCGATCCGGCGGCGGCGAAGAACGGCAACGGCGGCCGGCGCTTGACGGACAACAGGCTGTGGGCCCTCGTCACGGCCAACGACCGCCTGAAGAACGCCGCGATCGCGCTGCTGGTGCTCGCGCTCGTCATCGGTCTCGGGTACAACTGGCGCTCGGCCAAGCAGGAGGCCGAGGTCGCGCAGCAGAAGGCGGAGCAGCAAAAGCTCGCCCTCGAGAAGGAGATGGAGGAGCGCGAGAAGGCGGCGGTTCCGGTGCTTGCGCCGGAATGCGAGCCGATGCTCAACGGAGACGGGACGGCCGCGATCGGCGTCGTCATGACGAAGCCGGACGGGACCGTGGTCGTCGTCGAGCCGGACCGGGCGGAACGCGACAAGGGGAAGGCCGACTTCAAGTTCGAGATGAGGCCGCTGGTCCTCATCCCCCTCGACCGCATGACCCACAGGGGCACCGATCATGTGGATGCGGATCGGATCAAGGTCACGCACCAGACGGGCGCCGGCACGTTCGTGGGCATGAACGGCACTTCGGCCGCGAAAGCGACCGTGGCCAACGTGTCCTGCGACAACAAAGTCAGGATCGACGGATAGCGCGATACGCGCGCTACCGACAGGTCGCCAGAGATCTCTCTGGCGACTTTTTTATTCCGCCAAGGCCCCGAGGCGCATCCTGGGTCAGGGTTGACGAAACCGCGTTTTCGTGCTACCTTATGCGGTCTTACGAGGAGAGAGAAACTCGTAAGCGCAAGGAGGTGGTTCGATGGATTCCGATCCTTCCCGTGTCCGCCAGGTAGACCTCGATGCGGCCGTCGAGGAGATGGGGCAAGCCGTCACCGGGTTGAGGCGCGACCTCAACGAGGTCCTGAAACGGCTCCAGCTCGCGTGTTACGACACCGATGACCGCACCAGGCACATGTGGCGGGACCTCACGGGGTTCGCCGCGTTCGTCGGGGAGATGGACGCGCGAAGGCGCGACGGCCACAGCGAGGTCCGCGACGCGATCGACCGGCGGCCGACGACGGAGGCGATGGAGGAGATGCTCCGCAACGAGCTGTTCGAGGTGCATCTGCGGTGCGACAAGCAGCAGCGCCAGCTCGAGACGCTGCAGACGATGCTTGCCGACGCCATCGCGCACGCCCAGGCGGTCCGCCCTGAGATCCCGGTCGATGACGACATCATCGTCGAGACCCTGACGGCGAAGCCGAAGGAGTCGCGGGAGGACGAGCCGATCCCGCTCCCCGGCCCGACCCGACGGATCATCATGGCGACCCCGAAGCCCGTGATTCCCGCCCATGTCCCGGCCCCCGCGGCGAAGGACGCAGGGTTCGACGACGCGCGCATCGGCAGGCGGCGCATCGGACGCGTGGCGAACGCGCCGATGTGGGCCGCGATGATGTGCATCCTGTGCGCGATGCTCGCGGCCGCGCCCGCAAGCGCCCCGCCGATCGAAGCGACCGCGCAGATGCAGGACGAGATGACGCTCCTGCCCTGAGAAGGCCCTTCATCACTGAGGCTCTTCAGATGACCTCGATGACGCGTCGAGGTCTTTTTTATCCGGAAATCCCCCCTTGCCCGTCCAGGCGACCCATGCTAAGCTCTCGGCACGAAATCCACCGAGGACCGGTGGTGTAGCCCGGT encodes the following:
- a CDS encoding AI-2E family transporter, which codes for MPPRMSDAPHQITVSTSTFVKAVLVVLALGFIWFIRDVLAILCVAVLLAALIEPFADWCSRHHVPRGLGVIAIYLVFGGVLSMAAVLLIPVVIAQSTTLINNLTEASSGLTSSFAELKALSTHYGLTDNLRSGLESVQQAVAGSVAGIFSTLRGVIGGVAALFLVLVLASYMVIEEDVAKRYFKDLAPVEYQPYLTALFTKMQHRIGSWLRGQLLLGLIVGTAIFIGLSVIGVENALLLGLIAALFEMVPYVGPVLSLAPAALVGFAHDPVQGLMVVALYLVVQQVENNILVPKVMQKATGLNPVFSIVALLIGMKLGGFVGALLSIPVATMASVVLEDLFAQRA
- the smpB gene encoding SsrA-binding protein SmpB, whose translation is MPTLAFNKRAGFDYDLLETLEGGLKLTGAEVKSVRAGHVQFKGAFLHVFRGELWLKNLFISPYAPAADKETHDPGRDRKVLVKKRELARLAAKTHADGLTLVPISLYTRGSFLKLGFALARGKKRFEKRDAIKKREVNRELRERMKE
- a CDS encoding translation initiation factor IF-3; translation: MRIHRHRQRKPKFEVPVYRANEAILAPEVRVVDENDRPVGVLTTAAAIALARSKELDLVEVSPKAEPPVCRILDYGQFKYQKEKEARKQKAQSKEVEVKGVRLSLRIGEHDLETRHQQAKSFLEDGDKVKIEIILRGREKGHQEFAREVVKKFMEILKTDFPIRVEQEITYLQGRLTAIVGRV
- a CDS encoding 50S ribosomal protein L35, with product MKLKTHKSLSKRVWRTKTGKVMKRFCGQGHFNSRDTGKMTRKKRRDTELSGVNHKAIDALLPYSK
- a CDS encoding 50S ribosomal protein L20, yielding MPRVKRGTHHVKRRRNILKKTKGMKWGRKSKLKLAITAELKAGKYAYRDRRTKKRDFRRLWTVRLNAALRPHGVSYSRFIDDLKKADVELDRKVLSSLAKDHPAVFEAILKTVHA